A genome region from Arachis duranensis cultivar V14167 chromosome 6, aradu.V14167.gnm2.J7QH, whole genome shotgun sequence includes the following:
- the LOC127739759 gene encoding DNA polymerase zeta catalytic subunit: MTDSQSNSEIFSVRIVSIDYYMAPPIQGADICYSSFHGGKVKEVPVIRVYGSTPSGQKTCLHIHRALPYMYVPCSDIPLQPDQEGDAYTYKVAASLEKALQLKGSAGSTRQHVHGCSLVRARRFYGYHSFEELFVKIYLYYPQDVSHAANLLLAGAVLDKCLQPHESHIPYILQFLVCSFI; the protein is encoded by the exons atgacgGATTCGCAGTCCAATTCAGAGATTTTCAGTGTTCGGATTGTCTCCATCGACTATTACATGGCTCCGCCGATCCAAGGCGCCGATATCTGTTACAGCAGCTTCCACG GGGGAAAAGTGAAGGAGGTTCCTGTTATAAGAGTGTATGGTTCTACTCCTTCAGGCCAGAAGACTTGCTTGCACATTCACCGA GCCTTGCCATATATGTATGTGCCATGTTCGGATATACCACTTCAACCAGACCAAGAAG GTGATGCATACACGTATAAGGTTGCTGCTTCTCTTGAGAAAGCCTTGCAG CTTAAAGGCAGTGCTGGTTCAACAAGGCAGCATGTGCATGGCTGCAGCCTTGTACGAGCAAGAAGATTCTATGGTTACCACTCGTTTGAGGAGTTATTTGTTAAGATATACCT ATATTATCCGCAAGATGTCTCCCATGCTGCTAATCTTCTCTTG GCTGGTGCTGTTCTTGACAAATGTTTACAACCTCATGAATCACATATTCCCTATATTCTTCAGTTTTTGGTATGTTCTTTCATATGA
- the LOC107492121 gene encoding probable linoleate 9S-lipoxygenase 5, which translates to MLKKVVNCLACNNEEDKRIRGRVVLMKKNVLDFNDFTASILDRVHEFVGQRVSLQLISATNVNPENALKEGTLGKEAYLEDWITTFTPLTAGETAFKVTFDWDEDIGTPGAFLIRNHHHSEFYLRSLTLENVPGHGTIHFICNSWVYPSDKYEKDRIFFSNKTYLPNETPKALVKYREEELECLRGHDEKGKLQEWDRVYDYAYYNDLGNPDKGSEYARPVLGGSSKYPYPRRGRTGRPPSSSDVNTESRLNLLLSLDIYVPRDERFGHLKMADFLAYALKAIVQVLKPELESLFDKTPNEFDSLEDVLKIYEGGIKVPEGILKDIRDNIPLEMLKEILNSDGGGFLEYPMPQVIQADKSAWRTDEEFAREMLAGVNPVNIRCLQEFPPTSKLDPKIYGNQNSTIRKENIENNLNGLTVDEAIKQKKLFILDHHDTLMPYVRRINDNTSTKLYASRTVLFLQNNGTLKPLAIELSLPHPEGDEYGAISKVYTPAEQGVENSIWQLAKAYVAVNDSGNHQLISHWLHTHAVIEPFVIATNRRLSVLHPIYKLLQPHFRDTMNINALARQILINAGGILELTVFPAKYSMEMSSVLYKDWVFPEQALPADLLKRGIAVEDSRAPHGLRLVIEDYPYAVDGLEIWFAIKTWVEDYCSFYYKADETVKEDEELQSWWKELKSEGHGDKKDEAWWPKMQTRDDLIEVCTIVIWIASALHAAVNFGQYPYAGYLPNRPTISRRFMPEEGTEEYDELVENPEKAFLKTITAQLQTLLGISLIEILSRHSSDEVYLGQRDSPNWTSDLEALEAFEKFGRKLAEIEKRIVSMNNDEKLKNRVGPVKVPYTLLYPTSEGGLTGKGIPNSVSI; encoded by the exons ATGTTGAAGAAAGTAGTGAATTGTTTGGCGTGTAATAATGAAGAAGATAAGAGGATAAGAGGGAGAGTGGTGTTGATGAAGAAGAATGTGTTGGACTTCAACGACTTCACTGCTTCAATTCTTGATCGTGTTCATGAGTTTGTGGGACAGCGCGTTTCTCTTCAACTCATAAGTGCCACTAACGTTAATCCTG AGAATGCATTGAAAGAAGGAACACTTGGGAAGGAAGCATATTTGGAAGATTGGATTACAACATTCACACCCTTAACAGCAGGAGAAACAGCATTCAAAGTTACATTTGATTGGGATGAAGATATAGGAACACCTGGTGCATTCTTAATTAGAAATCATCATCACAGTGAGTTCTATCTAAGAAGCTTGACACTTGAAAATGTTCCAGGCCATGGTACTATCCACTTTATTTGCAACTCTTGGGTCTACCCTTCTGATAAATATGAAAAGGATCGCATTTTCTTCAGCAACAAG ACATACCTTCCAAATGAAACACCAAAGGCACTTGTTAAGTATAGGGAAGAAGAACTTGAATGCTTAAGAGGACATGATGAAAAAGGGAAGCTTCAAGAATGGGACAGAGTTTATGATTATGCATATTACAATGATTTGGGGAACCCAGATAAAGGTTCAGAATATGCTCGTCCTGTTCTAGGAGGTTCTAGTAAATATCCATACCCTAGAAGAGGAAGAACTGGTAGACCACCCAGTTCATCAG ATGTTAATACTGAGAGTAGATTGAATCTTTTGCTGAGCTTGGACATTTATGTTCCAAGGGATGAAAGATTTGGCCACCTGAAAATGGCAGATTTTCTTGCTTATGCATTGAAAGCCATAGTTCAAGTCCTGAAACCTGAGTTGGAATCTTTATTTGACAAAACTCCAAACGAGTTTGATAGCTTGGAAGATGTACTTAAAATCTATGAAGGTGGGATTAAAGTTCCTGAGGGCATACTTAAGGACATTAGAGATAACATCCCTTTAGAGATGCTCAAAGAAATTCTCAATTCTGATGGTGGAGGCTTCCTTGAATATCCCATGCCTCAAGTCATTCAAG CGGATAAGTCTGCATGGAGAACTGATGAAGAATTTGCAAGAGAAATGCTAGCTGGTGTAAACCCTGTCAATATTCGTTGCCTCCAA GAATTTCCACCAACATCCAAGCTAGACCCTAAAATCTATGGTAATCAAAACAGTACAATAAGGAAGGAAAACATAGAAAACAACCTAAATGGACTCACTGTTGATGAG GCAATTAAgcaaaagaagctattcatatTGGATCACCATGATACATTAATGCCATATGTGAGGAGGATTAATGACAACACTTCTACAAAGCTTTATGCCAGCAGAACAGTTCTTTTCTTGCAAAATAATGGGACTTTGAAGCCATTGGCCATTGAATTGAGTTTGCCTCATCCTGAAGGAGATGAATATGGTGCCATTAGTAAAGTTTACACACCTGCAGAGCAAGGTGTTGAAAATTCCATTTGGCAATTAGCCAAAGCTTATGTAGCAGTAAATGACTCAGGCAATCATCAACTTATTAGTCACTG GTTGCATACTCATGCAGTGATCGAGCCATTCGTTATAGCTACAAATAGACGGCTCAGCGTGCTTCACCCTATTTACAAACTTTTGCAGCCTCACTTTCGCGACACCATGAATATAAATGCGCTTGCGCGACAAATCCTCATCAATGCTGGTGGTATTCTAGAGTTAACAGTCTTTCCAGCCAAGTATTCTATGGAGATGTCATCTGTTCTTTACAAGGATTGGGTCTTTCCTGAGCAAGCACTACCAGCAGATCTTCTTAAAAG AGGAATAGCTGTTGAAGATTCAAGAGCTCCACATGGCCTTAGACTAGTGATTGAGGATTACCCTTATGCAGTTGATGGACTAGAGATTTGGTTTGCCATCAAGACATGGGTGGAGgactattgttccttctactACAAGGCGGACGAGACGGTTAAGGAAGACGAAGAGCTTCAATCTTGGTGGAAGGAACTAAAATCAGAGGGTCATGGTGACAAGAAAGATGAGGCTTGGTGGCCAAAGATGCAAACTCGCGACGACCTCATCGAAGTTTGCACCATTGTTATATGGATTGCTTCAGCACTCCATGCTGCAGTTAACTTTGGACAGTACCCTTATGCAGGTTACCTTCCGAACCGGCCAACCATAAGCAGAAGATTCATGCCAGAGGAAGGAACAGAAGAATATGATGAACTTGTGGAGAATCCTGAGAAGGCTTTTCTTAAGACAATCACAGCACAGTTACAAACTCTTCTTGGTATCTCATTGATAGAGATATTGTCTAGGCATTCATCTGATGAAGTGTATCTTGGACAAAGAGATTCTCCTAACTGGACAAGTGATTTGGAGGCATTAGAAGCCTTTGAGAAATTTGGAAGAAAACTAGCAGAGATTGAGAAGAGAATTGTGAGCATGAACAATGATGAGAAACTGAAGAACAGAGTTGGACCTGTTAAGGTGCCATACACATTGCTTTATCCAACAAGTGAAGGTGGATTAACAGGCAAGGGAATTCCTAACAGTGTCTCCATTTGA